The sequence GGCATCAGTATGAGCCGTCACCTATGATATTTTTAGCCCGTCACCTATGTGTTGACATAGATGACGGGCATCATTCTTTTATGcgctaaaataaatatttgcagcgtgaataaaaatcaaaaaaatatttgcaaGTCGCAAGTCGCGCGATTTTTTCCAACGTTACTAGGATTCGAACCCACAACATCAGCCTCGCGCGTACCCTTCCCTACCACTAGTCTACACCATCACATGTGATCAACAATGAGATAGTTTTCTTTTACCATCACTTTCTAATGTCTTATATAACCTGTTTCACAGCTGTAACgatctcaaatgaaaaaaatttaacTACAAAGTTGCAGATCTGGTGGTAAGCTACAACTTTCGTAAACACTTTTTTTTCCATCTgaggtcatttgaaaattttgaaaatttaaaatttaaaccatatatttgggtgccaaaacaacctcaactgaaaaaattttgaactacaaagttgtagatctggttgaggcctacaacttttgtatagaCCAATTTATGATTTGAgacaatttgaatttttcaaaaatcgcATGTTCAAATATTAATAAAACTCACAAAGGTGACGCGCCTTGATGTTACACGTCACCTATGTCATCACAAACGCAACATCAAAGCCCGTCACCTTTTACTTATTAAAGTCCGTCACCTATACTAACCTTATAGGTAACGTGCTTTAATGTTGCTCGTCACCTATATCAAACTTATAGGTGATGGACCACATTTATGGTCCGTCACCTATAATAAAGGTGACGTGCTTTCATGTTGCACGTCACCTATATCATAACAAAGGTGACGAGCAACGTTTTAGAGAGGCTACCATGAGGTAAAAGGTGACATGCATCATCTTAGCGCGTCACCCAGATAATAAAGGTGACGTACAACAACAACATGTCACATTTGTGCACGTCACTATAGGTCAATTTTTACATAGTGGTaggtggagaaggagaagggCAGGGGAGGTGGCGATGtgtagggagagagagagaggtgccgGGAAGGAGTGTGAGGAGGTTAGGGTTCGGGGTGGCAAGAGGGGGTAAATGGAAAATTACCTTGGGGTCAAAAAACGATAGCActattgatttttttcttctttgtgtcaaaataaaCATTGGGTTGAGGTTGTGCATGGAAAACGTCTATGTTTAGTTGTGATTTTTAAAAAGTTAGAGGATTTTATTGCAAAATAGCCAAAGCTTGGCTGAACAACCCGCATTTCCTTTTTCCCGTGAAGTGCGGATGGGAGGGCAAAAGGGAGTGCCTTTTAATCAAGCTGATTGAGTTCACTAACCCAATCTAAACCATCTcgtatattttttttatcgCAGCCATTGCCTATATCCATTGCATATGTTGTGGGTTATGTGCTTAACTCAATCTTTAGATCCTTTTGGTCGATCTCCTAGCCTCATATAGTAAAAAACGACAATTCAAGTAAATAAAAGGACGTGACCCCCGAGCAATGAAGTACGATCTAGCAAAGAAACAAATAAGGTCCAATAACTTTAAATAGTGCACCGATAGTTAGATTATATTTTTAgtactattttttaaaaaaaattataaataaattatttttcatcccaaattatttttcattttgGCTTTTGTTATGCACCTCTCTTTCAAAGAGAGACAAACTGTGGATTTAAAAAACGATTAAAATAAAAATGACGAATAGTGAATTCTCTTGTGAGAAGAtgcagaaaaataagaaaatggcCAAGAAGATCGTTTCGATTCGGCCCTTGTCCAAGGCAAACTACACCCAATTTGAAGTTGTTGACAAGCACCCAAACGCACCTGGCAATCCGCAACATTACAAAAGGACTGTACTGTACTATTCCTCACTGGTCTGCCTTCCTGCTAGCTCATTGCTCTGTTCCATCAGGAGTAACCTGGAAAAACACCATATACAACATCCCTTTGATGAATGTGATGGCCGACAAATTGAGCATAGTTGAGGTATCAGACAGATAGTGAGACAGATGAGCAGAAACGACGGAAGGAGGGCAGGCAGAAGCAGCCACCATCGCCGGCTGAACTCGGATGCCCACACATGGAAATGGACCTTGCCGAGATGCTTCGGCAATTGTCCAATTCTTGGAAGCACCACAACAAACGCAAAAATCACACAACCACTTCGGATTTATTTCCTGGACCAATCAGACATCTCAACTCAAGATGCAAGCCGCCCCACTTGCATGCGGAATCTCAACGGACGAGACGACTTGCCGCTACACCCCTGACACGGCGGCGCCAGGCGCCGCGCCAGGCGCCGCGCCCGGCCGGAAGCGCTTGACCAGGTCCAGCAGGTTGGCGTGCGACGACCCGCCCGGCTGCGCGGCCGCCCGCGCCTTGGCCGCCAGCGcgcgcgcccggcgccgcctctcctccgcctcctccccgccgcccatCACGCTCCGCACGGCCGCCTCCACCACGCCCCGCCCCACGACGATCTCCTTGGGCACCGCCTGGTACGTGAGCGGCTCGGTGACCCCGACGCGGACGCCGATGCCCAGTACCTCCACGGCCATCTTCTCGTTCAGGAACTGGTCCGTGAAGTGCGGCCACGTCACCACCGGCAGCCCCGCCGCGACGGCCTCCAGCgtcgagttccacccgcagtgcgTCACGAACCCGCCCACGGCGGCGTGGGACAGGATCAGCAGCTGCGGCGCCCACCCGCGGACTAGCAGGCCGCGCCCCGCCACGCGCGCCTCGAGCTCGCCCAGgaacccgcgcgccgccgcgtcgtacTCGTCGGCGTTCCGGACCACCCAGATGAACGGGTGCCCCGACGCCTCCAGCCCGAGGCCGAGCTCCACCACCTGCTTCGCGCCCGCCTGCGAGATGCTCCCGAAGCTGACGTACACGACGGAGCCCGCCGGCTTGCCGTCGAGCCACCGGAGGCACTCGTCGGGGTCGATGGCGGGCGCCCGCAGCCCTCTCGACGccagcgccgacgccgccggcgtcgggctGCTCTGGTGGTAGGTCGACACCGGCCCGACGGTCCAGACCTTCAtcttccgcgccgccgcgtaccCGGCGACGAACTCCGGCTCCATCTCCTCGAAGGTGTTGACGATGACGCCGTCAGCCTCGGCCCGCGCGCGCTCGACGTAGTCGGCGAATTCCTCCCAGCACGGGATCGGGATCCCCCGGAAGAAGCCGGGCGCCTGCGCCCTCGTCACCACGAACCTCCTCTCCAGCCCCGGCACGACGACCGGCTGGTTGGGGTCCTCGACGCCGTCCCACGCGCCGAACCGCTCGAGGTTGTGCTGGCAGAGGAGGCCGAAGGTGCACATGCTGAAGAAGCTTAGCCGCGGGACGCCGAGGTTGGCCGCGAGCTCCGTGGTCCACGGGTTGACGAAGTCCGACACGACGCAGGTCGGGAACGGCGCGTGCGCGCGGAGGTAGCTCTCGATCGGTGCGCGGAGGAGCGCCATGGCGCGGAAGAAGCTCCACATGTGCATCGCCGGGACGCTGTCGGCAGCGTCGTCCGCGCCTtccggcaggccggcggcggcgtagtcGAGCGGGAACTCGGCGAGGCGGACATGCAGGCCGGACCGGCGGGCGGAGTCGACGGCGGGGCGCACCAGCGCGGCCGTGGACGGGGGGCCGACGATGGTGCAGACCGCGCCGTGGGTGGCGAGCAGCAGCGCGGTGTCGACGGCCGGGATCAGGTGGCCCTGCTCCCTCAGCGGGACGAACACGAagtgcgccgccgtggagccgccgGCGTCGTCCTCGGCGGCGTCTCCCCGGCCGAGGGGCGCTGCTTGCCCTTGGCTAGTCGTCATCCTGGCGGTCGTCATCGAGGCCGAGGCGCCAAGCGGCAAGCTTGAGGACACAATGAGTTGCTGTTTTCTTGAACTGTTGTGCTGTTGACTTCTTTCTAGTGGCAGCGCATGCCAGCTTTGAAGGAGCTTTCTAGTGGTATGCGCTGGTACAAAGTCCACAAGGAGCTTTTTTGAAGGAAAAGTCGACAGGGAGCTTTCATGCTGCATCAGTGACAATGTGAcctttttttatttgtattccTAGTCACAATGTCGAATGAAGCATGTATTCTACGGGATAGCAGCCACAATATTTTTGTCACAATGTCAGTATTTTAATACTAAACACGAAGTGCGGCCGCCTTGGTGCCACCGACGTCTTCCTCGTCGCGTTTCCCCCGGCGAGGAGGGTTCCTTTTGGTTTGAGTAAAGTCCATCAGCGGTCGTACCGTAAGACTGACTTCAACAAGGATGTGCAAATGCATATATGCCTCGCGAGCGGTATTGTGCATCGACGAGCGGTGCTCCAACAGCACAGGCAAACGGCGAGGGATTTTGCTTcgcgaggagagaggagagctaaaaatgaatcgcCTCTCTCCTTCGATGCATTTCTCCACGGCGCGGCTACGGACGCCGACGAgcgctggccgcggcggcgggcgagcacGGGGCGGACATGGGTCGCGGGCACGACCGGCGGCCCCCTGCTTCACCTCGGACGCAGGACGCGGGcacgaccggcggcggagcaggggaggaggagaccgcgtgtgctgcccgccgccgctccacccgaCCGAGCTGCTCCGCCCAGCCGCGTCGCGACGCCGGAGGCCCTCACGCGGAGGGCAGCGGTGCGGAGGGAGGCGCGCTCACGGCTGCCCGCGGCGGCAGGAGCACCCTCCGCCCCTTcgtctcctcctctgctccctgCTCGTCCGCCTTGGACCACCCGCCGGTCCGCCGCTCCTACCCGAGGTTGTCGTCCTTCTTCACGACGAGCGACtgcgccatggcggcggctgctgtcggagcggcgcgcgcgggcggggaggagggcgcccgagccggcggcgccggggcgggggagcggcggcggcgcgaggggttCCCACGGGCGGTGGCCTCGCTGGATGCGGCCTCACCAGCCGGGAGGCGGGGCCGCCGGCGCGAGCTCGCGCGTGGAGGTTGGGTCATCGGTGCGCACGGGGCTGGCGGCGCGAGCTCGCGCGTGGAGGCCGAGCCGCTGGGGCACACGGGGCCGCCGGCGCGAGCTCGCGCGTGGAGGCGGGGTTGCCGGCTCGcacggggggcggcggcgcgaactTGCGCGGGGAGGCGGGGACGCTGGCGTGAGGTCGTGCGTGGAGGCGGGGCCGTCGGTGACCTCGGAgctggcggcgctggcgcgcgcGTGGAATCCGGGCCGCTGGCGCGAGCTCGCGCGTggaggcggggcggccggcgcgagctCGCGCGTGGAGGCCGGGCCGCCGGTGCGCACAGGGCCGGCACGTGGAGCCGGGGTCGCCGGCGCGCACGGTGAGCGGCGAGCGGTGCTGGCGTCGGTCTTTCGGTGTTGCCTCTCAAAAATGCCTGCCTTTGTTGGAGATAACAATGAATGCCTTCGCTCTTATGCACTATGCACGATATGGCAAACGTCTATTTGCCTCTCAAAAATGGCTGGCGttgttggagtcagtcttatgtcatcattttttttagaaagagAGAACTTTATTAATCTTTACCTACTTACTAGTGGTTATGCACGTGCCCATGCACGTGTTTGAAACTAATTCTATATCAACTATGTGGAGGTACATAATATACTCCATGGTGTAAAAATTCAACCAAGTAAACAGATCAAGAACACGTATTGGTCAGCGCCCAATGGACAGAGCAACAAAATAAAACTAATATAGTGTATGCTCCTGCGTTGCTACGAGTAATAAACAAGTCCAATTCATCCATACATGAATGTCTCGAAATAAAGAAAACTCATCAAATATTAAAGAATAGTGTCATATGATCATTCTATGAGTAAAGAAGGAAGTGCAGCTTTTATATGCAAAGTTTTAGATCTGTAAATAATACTATGTAATACATCCAAAGTGAGTTGTAAAATGAAGTTCTGCAATATACAAAGAGTGTACACTAATAGGAATTCCTTTACAAATTTATTTATTGTTAACAACTGGTATTGAGATAATTGGTTGCAAAAATATACAAGAGTAATAATAATGTACAAGAAAGTTTGTCGAAAAAAATAATGTACAAGAAAGTAACCATGCGTGCCTTTCCAATCCAAATGCGCAGAAGTTTCAGTTCTTTTACCGTTCTGCAATAAATTCctgaaaatttttggagaacAATTGTGTGATGAATTTTACATGTTTTCATGCATTGAATGTGGAAAATTATAGTTCACCCACTGTTAGGTCGAGAAGAAACAAGTGTAAATTCTAATCTAATACTTGGAAAAGGGAAAAATTACTGTTCTCCATTCAATTCGCTTTTGTATATATTTCTAATCACCTTCAAGAGTCAAATGTGCCATGTATTTTTTAAACAAAACTGCAAACTCATCACTCATGGTAGCATAGAGAGACCAGAGTCAACGTTGAGCACCAGGTAAATAATTGAAGCATTTCATCGAATATGTAGGTAGCATGTCAACACAAAGAGGTGTGGGAATGTCACCATTATAGTTGGCATATTATAAATAACAGGACTTCCATAAATCCAAAAGGAACTATGTGCTAGCTATAGTGCAATATTGATAGCAGAAGTGCAGAAGTTTTACACTCTGTTTTCTCAGCCACAATTGGAAGTTAAAATTTGCTGGAGTGATTAAAATATTCTTGTAAGGCATGCATCatctattttttataattaaatattgACTGGATTGATTAACAAATATTTCCTTGTGAGGTAGGTGAGTCTGCTATTCATTT comes from Panicum virgatum strain AP13 chromosome 4K, P.virgatum_v5, whole genome shotgun sequence and encodes:
- the LOC120704635 gene encoding UDP-glycosyltransferase 73E1-like, coding for MQHESSLSTFPSKKLLVDFVPAHTTRKLLQSWHALPLERSQQHNSSRKQQLIVSSSLPLGASASMTTARMTTSQGQAAPLGRGDAAEDDAGGSTAAHFVFVPLREQGHLIPAVDTALLLATHGAVCTIVGPPSTAALVRPAVDSARRSGLHVRLAEFPLDYAAAGLPEGADDAADSVPAMHMWSFFRAMALLRAPIESYLRAHAPFPTCVVSDFVNPWTTELAANLGVPRLSFFSMCTFGLLCQHNLERFGAWDGVEDPNQPVVVPGLERRFVVTRAQAPGFFRGIPIPCWEEFADYVERARAEADGVIVNTFEEMEPEFVAGYAAARKMKVWTVGPVSTYHQSSPTPAASALASRGLRAPAIDPDECLRWLDGKPAGSVVYVSFGSISQAGAKQVVELGLGLEASGHPFIWVVRNADEYDAAARGFLGELEARVAGRGLLVRGWAPQLLILSHAAVGGFVTHCGWNSTLEAVAAGLPVVTWPHFTDQFLNEKMAVEVLGIGVRVGVTEPLTYQAVPKEIVVGRGVVEAAVRSVMGGGEEAEERRRRARALAAKARAAAQPGGSSHANLLDLVKRFRPGAAPGAAPGAAVSGV